TCCCCAAAGCTTGGCAGGCCTTCCTGACCGGGTACTCAACTGATCCGCGTTTAACAGGCCCCCGTCGTCGCCTTGGCCGCCCCCGCCTACGGCCTCCCTTCGATGATCCAAGACCGTGCTGTAAGTCGAAAGAATACCTTAGTCCTAAAATAGTTCGGCAAAATTCTGCTGCTGACCCCAAATCCCGCAGCCGCACCACCAAGGaaagggcaagaagaagaacggccgcgccgtggctgaggaagacgacgacgaggatgacgacgtcGTCGAGCTTGAGTCCCGTGAGCCCCACCACCAGGGcaaggggaagaagaagaacggCCGTGACCTCGAGGAACTTGAGACTCGCGAGCCGCACCACCAGGGCAAgggaaagaagaagaatgGCCGTGACCTGGAGGAGCTTGAGGTGCTGGAGACGCGCGAGCCTCACCACCAGGGCaagggaaagaaaaagaatGGCCGTGAtctcgaggagctggaggcccGTGAGCCCCATCAccagggcaagggcaagaagaagaatggTCGTGACCTCGAGGAGCTTGAGACACGCGAGCCTCACCAccagggcaagggcaagaagaagaatggCCGCGACCTGGAGGAGCTTGGGACTCGCGAGCCTCACCACCAAGGcaaggggaagaagaagaatggCCGTGACctggaggagctcgaggcccgAGAGCCTCATCAtcagggcaagggcaagaagaagggcaacTGAGCCGGCCAAGCTCCGTCCTCAGCACCTTTTAACCAACCCCGTCCTGCTTTCTCTGCTCTTTTTCCCGCCAACGGCTTTGTATGTCTTCTCGTCCAGTCCGAAGTTTGACCCCCACATCTCCCTGGGACTGCGCCTCAATCCTGAGGCCCTCGGTGCCACTGACATGGGGAGATGGCCGGGGTGGTTTGCATAGTCGCGATCGCAGTAATCCAGATATCAGCTTGCTCGACTAGCCATTCACAGTGGCAATCTCCAAGACGTGACTTCAAGATAATTGATTAGTTCCTGCGCGCTCTTGCATCCATACGCATTCGGTCAACAACAAGGCCGCGCTGCTTCGATAGGTGCTCGTAGGTAAGCAAGCCTACGTTGCTCGAGGCGAGCTGGTAGTGCAACCGTACTACACACACTACTTGGAGATCTCCAGACACTGTCTACCTGCCTGCTGACACCACGTCTCAGTTCGAGTTTATCAACGAACCAAGCCACGGAGCCGCCACTTGGGCAAGTCGTACATGCTCCCGCCGGGCTATGATGTCTGACCACTGAACTCAAAAACTCGTGGGGCCCCAGTGTTGTTATTGGGCCCCTTGTGGCGTAGTGCCGATATTCCAACATGTGAGTTAGCCGCCGCTGTGGGCGTGTTGTCTTGGAGATGAAGTCCCATGAATGTGGTTCCCCTTTCACACGCGGGCAAAGCTATCCAGAATCGGGGACACGGATAGGGGCAGGCCGCAACTCCACCCACTAGCGAGGCACGCAACAAGGCGACCGGGGCATAGCACCTCTCAAAGAGCCGAGATTTGACTCGCGAAATCCATCACAAAAGCGCAGAGATTGGGCCTGACGAGCTGCAGAAACCGGGGCCACTTCCGCATCTGCCAAGCGCAGCCAACCCTGCCCTTTTCCAGAAGGCGGCCCAACAGCCTCCGTGGTTCAATCGGGCAACAAGACTTGGGAGTGATAAATACCAGGTACCTATCAACACAATGGTACCGCGAAGTTGAGTTGATCTTCTTGTGGTACATGTTGGGATTCCGGAATCTCGGGACCATCGCAATGCACATATCCTTCTCGCGTCTGTTCGTCACCAGTGTCCTGGCtcttgcggctgctgctgccccgaGCCGTAAGGACCCTGGCTTCGTTTCCGTCGAAGATGGCATCTTCAAGCTTGACGGCAAGGACTTCCACTTCGCGGGGAGCAATGCCTACTACTTTCCTTTTAATGGGGTCCGTCCCATCTCTCCACTGGACGTTGTGTTGTTCGCCCGGGAACGCTGACAGGAGTTGATGAGTTTTAGAACCAGCAAGACATCGAGAAGGGGTTGACGGCGGCTAAGAAGGCAGGACTCACCGTCTTCCGCACCTGGGGGTTCAACGACAAGAACACCACCTACGTGGCTGGCGGCATGCCCCAGTACGGTGGCGAGGGTGCTGGTGCCACAGACGTAGTGTTCCAATACTGGCACAACGGCACATCCACCATCGATCTCTCCGGGTTCGACAAGGTCGTGAACGCCGCAACCAAAGTTGGCATCAAGCTCATCGTTACCCTGACCAACAACTGGGCCGACTATGGCGGCATGGACGTGTATACCGTCAACCTCGGCGGAAAGTACCACGACGACGTACGGTGAAGCCCCGTTCTCAGCCGCGCTGCCTGACGGACTGCTGCAACTAAAGCTGACACGGGATGCAGTTCTACACCGTCGGCAGCATCAAGAACGCCTACAAGCGGTACGTCAAGCAGATGGTGACGCGCTACAGGGACTCGCCCACCATCTTCGCGTGGGAGCTCGCCAACGAGCCTCGCTgtggcggcgacgcggtgCGCAATCTGCCCCGCAGCGACAACTGCACGCCCGAGACCCTGGACGCGTGGATTGCCGAGATGAGCGCCTACATCAAGACGctcgaccgccgccacctGGTCACCtggggcggcgagggcgagttCAACCGGCAGTCGGACGACTGGGCCTACAGcggcgcggacggcggcgacttcGACAACGAGCTCGCCATCGACACCATCGACTTCGGCGTCTTCCACTCGTACCCGGACTGGTGGAGCAAGACGGTCGAGTGGACGGACCAGTGGATCCGGGaccacgccgcggcggggcgccgcgccggcaaGCCCGTGGTGCACGAAGAGTACGGCTGGCTGACGCCGGACAAGCGGCTGGCGTTGACCGGCAAGGTGGACAACCGGACCCGCGTCGAGGTGATGGGCGGCTGGCAGAAGACCATGGTGGCCGAGAAGATGGCGGGGGACATGTACTGGCAGTTCGGCTTCTCCAATTACTCGTACGGCCggaacgacgacgacgggtTCACCATCTACctggacgacgccgaggcccggCCGCTGGTGTACGACCACGCGAAGGAGATGAATGCCCTGAACTGCCGCCTGCCTGTACATGCTGCGGAGTAAGGGGTATGTGAGATGGATAGCAGCGAAATGCCTCTCTTCAGTTCTTTCATTAGCTCCGTGTatttacctaggtagttcATGGCAGAGTTCAACTAGTCATTAATTGACCTAAAGACCCTCCCAGAACGCCAACGCTTCCTCAAAGACTCCTTAAAAGAATATCAAATCCATAATCCAACCCCCATGGCAAGGTTCCACCGAAAGCCTGCTCTAATTACATTTGATCATCTCGGCAAATAATCAGATGCACGACCATCATTCCTCCAGAAGCCAGGGCACGACAGGTAGCGTCTTCCttctgcccctgccccttgAGAGTTTGAACGGGTTGTCGTAGGTTCTCCTGCGCCCTCTCAACCTAAATCTCCAGCTCTTCGTTCTCGCCGTCCTGGACGTGTTTCCTGTCGAGCTCGCTCTCTCCGCGTAGCTGTCGACTGGGGCCGAGGCAGTTGCGAGAGAGACCGAACCATTCGCGTacccgctgccgtcgtcatTGCTGTAGCACGACCGGCCTTCCACGATCGTTTTGTCCTCGCAGATCAGGTACAGCTGGGCAGTGCCAACGGCGTATGCAGACCTAATATAACGTGAAGAAAGCCACGGTCAGAGAGTCCCAGCTTGGCTGGCCTTCTTGTAGGGGGTAAATGCGTGCCCGTACCCAGTACCTGCTTCACTCCCACACGGAAGAGACTGGTTGAGCGTAAATGAGGCCACGTCAAGGTTGATTTGCAACCAGATGTGAAGGCTGCTGTTCCCCAGTGTCCCGTTGAACTCGCAGAGGTAGTTGGCTCGCAGCGCACAGCGGAGCCGCTCCGTGGTGTTGGTCAAGGTATTTGTGATCGTCCAGGACGCGTTTCCGGGCTGCACTCGCTCGTCGCCGGTGTAGGTAACGTTCAGCCGCTCAACCAGCCACATGTTCTTGATCGTCGCGCCGTCCGAGCAGGCAGGCGCTGTCTGCGGAGGTGCTATTAAGGCTTGCCGGCGGTGGTTGTGCGCTGCTGAAGCGGCGCCGCCTGTCGTCCATTGAAGGGCACAAGCCGCGATGACGGCCGGGACGGCGCGGCAGGGCAATTTCATGATGAAGCCGGAGGCAGAAAACCAGGGTGAATGCTGCAAGGCGCTCCGGAATTATCGCGATCTGAATGTAAGCCCGGCGGAGGGAGTCGGTATCACGAGCCCTATTTTCGGACAGTTGAGGGTCCTGATGGATCACGCCCCATCAACAGGTCGTCGGGGCGTTTATCAGATCAGGTGGGATGAAGCTCGGCCAGTCCAAAGGACGCAAGCATGGCAAAATCGAGGAACGGCATATATCTCCACAGGTTTTTGAGCCTTATTGTGCTGTACAGCCATTGAAGAGGGGGGAGCAACGGCAAGCAGACAGAGTGCCTTGTCAATTTTAAGTGGCGTCATTTAGCCGATGCCCCATATTTTCGCAGAATGCATGTTATATGCGGCAGCGAGAGGGGTGGTCAGCATTCGGGGCCCGGAAATTGCGGCGCGAAGTCCTGGGGTGAACGTCCATAAATGGACTAGGTGCATACCACCGCCGGATCTAGATCGTGAATCCGCTGCCGACTATTGTTTTGCGGCCCGGCTTCTCTTCAACGTTACACAAGAATCCATCAAATCTGCGCTGCGAACACATGACTGCCCGTTTCCCCTCTAGTCTAGGCTCCCTGAATGCGTCTTAAACCATCTAACGCTAGGCAGCGCCCAAGCTCTCTTGCACAAATACGCCCGCTCCAAGGCATCGTCCTTGCTCGAACGTGCGGGCATGAAACCAAAACGCGTCGATGTCtttgacggcggcgcggtcgtGGCAAAATTTCGGTAAGTTGCAATGCGCTTTTCGCGCTTGGCGCTCCCGACAGGCCTGCCAACAGAATAAGGGCATCTCACCTTTGCCCTTGTTCCTAGTCTCCTATGGCGGCTGTTCAAGCTCGTTGTGATCCATCCGACTCGGAACTGTCGACGTCGCACCCACCGTTGCCCGCATCCTCAAGGATCTTGCTCCCCTCCGGCGGGAACCGAGAGAACATGAGCACCCCTGCTGCAAGAAGCGCAATAGCCTGCATCCCAGGGGAGGCATGAGCTTGAACTGAGCTGACCATCGGGTTTCAGTTgggcaacagcagcaacagaaCTCACCGCATTAGCAAAGAAGGTAAGGTGTGGCTTGCCAatctcggcgagcgcggagAACACAAAACCAAACAAGCCCTGGGTTGCAAGCCTCGCTATGTTTTCGACAAGCGTCAGGGCGTTCAGCGCGTCGGCCCTTCTCGAGCTTGAGCACATCTCGGTCATGACGCCTttggctgctggcgctgaaCCCGACGCGAAGGGCAAGAAAAAGGCAGCTCCAAGACCGTCAGTCGGGCCACGGTAACGTCACACGACAAATACAATAGCGGGTTTACTTACCGACGTAAATATGCCACCCCTTCGTAGCAAAGGCGGCACACATCGTCAGAGCACCGTCAACAGCCAGGCTTAGCATAAGGAAGCGAAGGTCGAAGGCGGTGCCCTCATCCTCCTTCACCTCAGCAGATTCCACTGGCTCCTCTTCCGCCAAGCTGCCCATCGGCGCTTCGAGTTCCTCGGGGTTCGTCGCGAGCCGGGACGACCGACGGGGCTCGGCTTCCGGGGCCCGCTGCTCCGTGCTCCGGGCCATGTGCCACTTCCGACCCCTGCTGATGATGcgggggaagaggaagatCAAAAAGGCAGCGCGCATAAAGGCGAACTCGGACATGAGCCAGCCATTGTCGCCCTGCCGGAATTCGAACACGGCGGTGGCGTACATCTGAATTAACAGAGGGGCGTATCCGGTGGCCAACTACATACTGCGGGTCAGTATTTGCCCGCTCCGCCCAAGCAAGGACGTCGAGAGAAACGGATGGTCGAACGTACCACGCCGAGAAAGACGCCGGCGCAGAGAAACAGAACGCCGTAATGGTTTCTCACCGCGCCACTGGCAAGCAGCACTTTCTGCGGTGCGAGGATCCGCAGAGGGGCGAAGAACTCGGCCAGTCCCTTCGAATTGGGCTTCGAGCCCCGGGACAGAGACTCGGCGGCGATGTAGGGCATCGCAATACGCACGTACAATGTGGCGATCAAAAAGGAGCAGAAGGCCACTTCAAAGGGGCGCCGGATGCCCCACGTATCGCCAATCATACCTCCGCCTGTTGCCGGGGGTGAGCTTATTATGCGCTCGGAGCAGATATGGCAGATACGGAGAGCAGGGAAAAGACTCACTGAGGTACCCGATCCCCTGGCCGAGCATGATGCACCCCTGGAGCATGCCAAACACGGCTGTCCGCCGCAAGGGCTCGACAGCCTCGCCGGCGATGATATTGGCAACCAAGCTACAAGGGTTCAGCAGAGGGCGGAGCAGGGAAGGGTTAATTCCAGACATCGGTGACGCCACTCACATGTATCCCACGGGACCACCAATGACGGTGATCAGCTGGGTGTACTGGAAAATGACGATGCCGGCCTGCCCACCGGCCATGACGCCGAGGATCTGCGTCGCCACGCGGATGGCCGGGACAAAGGTCTGGACCATCAGGGCGGCTCGCGGGCCGATCTTCTTGGCCATCCATCCGGCGACGAACAGGTTGATGGTGCCGCAAAAGGTGGTGGTCATGCCCAGGATGGCGTACTGCGTCGCCGTACCCGCGGCGATCTCATTGCGGCTGCATCGATCTCCGGGGCCGTCGTATGGCGGGTGGTTGCTGTAGAATATATCGCATTCCATCAAGTGGAAGGCGTAGAAGATCCTTGGATGCGCCGCGTTGCCATCATGTCAGCTTGAGCTCTTGGGGCTGCACGAGCAAGCCTGGCGCTCATGAATCACGAACTGGCCAAGCCATCACGGACTGGCGGCACTTACGGCACTTGAGTAAAGCTGAAGCTTAGCGTAATGAGGAAGCCGGCAAACAAGATGCGCTTCTCGACGTGCACCTtcagggcgagggcggaCGGCCAGAGCCAAGACACCCAGCCGTCTGCTCGGCTCGACGAGGCGTGTCTGTCCTTACGGACCTCGCCATTGCCTTGATCGGGGCCGAGCAGCGGAGTGCGCTCACTGCAGTTGGTATCCGACGCCATCAACGATGCTGGGCGAAACTGTCGATGAGGCCCTCGAGAGGCGGCTTCGGGTCGGATGGATGAGGAAGGAACATTGCgccatcgtcgtcgccggccaaAACACGATTAGGAAGGTCGGGACGGGGTTGCTCCCCTCGGTGGGGTAAGCATCGGGGAAACTCCGCGCAATCGCTGGTTGTGATGGGTGATGGCTCAAGAGGTCCCGCAAAGCCTCGTATTTTTACAGGTCAATTTACGTCGCCAAGGGGTGAGTGGGGCTGCTATGACAGAGAGCATCACTGATAACCAGAATTCGGAAAGACTCGaaacaacaactttacaaaacctcaaccaaatcggaagaaaaaaaaaaaaaaccctCTAGATGACCCGAATCCTTACCGTCGGTGGGCTAGCacccgtacccccggcgtACTAACGCCTTACTTGCAGCGATCCAAGCTGCGTATTGCCGTCGTAAAAACAGGCCGGAATCGGAAATGAGGAGCAACCAAGCACCAATCACGGCGAAAATTCCCTCGATGCACTTACGCATGAGGTTATGACTTACGCATAACTCCTCCGGACGGCCCGGGCCGcctccagcaccgccacAGGCCACCTCGTTTCCGGGGCGCAACATGCAGGCCGCTGCAAAGCGAACAAGCTCGCGTGACCAGCGAGTTTGACGTGGAGAACGTGATATCAACGCCGGGTCCATCACCGGTGTCCGAGACACGGTAAACGTACCTTtacatacatacatacatacGCCGGCAATCCCCCAATGTCTGGGTTGCAGGCAAGTGTCGATCACAGCTTCCTGCAAAGCCGCGTCCCGTCCTCGATCACCTCCCACTCCTCTGTGCCCGGCGTCGATGTGGCGTAGAACACACCGAGCGGATCCCACTTGCGCCGGAGCGCCCTGAGCGCCGGGTACTGCTCGCCCCAGAAGTGGCTCTGCCAGTCGCGCTGGTAGGGGTCGGCCTCGTTGACGTAGGTGCAcccgctggtgctggccTTCCTCAGCGCGCTCTCCATGGTGTTGGTCATGACGCTCTGCAGGTCGGCCTTCTGCGCGCGCGTCGCGTTGGTCGGCACCGAGATGGAGGCGATGACGAAGTCGGTCGCGTTGCGCCACGCCGGGTgcgtcgcgctgctgccgcgcggcgcgccgtaGCCCGGGTTGAACAGGTGGCCGATCATGAAGCCGAACAGGTCGGCCCGCGGCGAGAGCACCGTCTTGAATGCGTCGACGATGCCGTCGTTGTTGGTCGCCACGTCCTCGTGGTTGAACATCCAGCCGCCCGTCAGCGCcgagccgcccgccgcctcgtcctcgaagAGGTCGATGTACAGGTCGTAGAAGGTCGGGAAGTCCTTGATGGCGAACTCGAACGGCACGCCCTTGGCCGCGAGCTCGTCCAGGAACGGCTGCATCACGCGCCGCAGCTCCGCCGACGTCTTGCCGATGCCCACGAACGGCCGGGCGCGGAACGTCATGGGGGACAGCTCCCAGTAGACGTAGAGGCCGTTGTCGACAAAGTGGTTGGACCACTTG
The nucleotide sequence above comes from Thermothielavioides terrestris NRRL 8126 chromosome 6, complete sequence. Encoded proteins:
- a CDS encoding glycoside hydrolase family 5 protein (CAZy_ID 269701), coding for MHISFSRLFVTSVLALAAAAAPSRKDPGFVSVEDGIFKLDGKDFHFAGSNAYYFPFNGNQQDIEKGLTAAKKAGLTVFRTWGFNDKNTTYVAGGMPQYGGEGAGATDVVFQYWHNGTSTIDLSGFDKVVNAATKVGIKLIVTLTNNWADYGGMDVYTVNLGGKYHDDFYTVGSIKNAYKRYVKQMVTRYRDSPTIFAWELANEPRCGGDAVRNLPRSDNCTPETLDAWIAEMSAYIKTLDRRHLVTWGGEGEFNRQSDDWAYSGADGGDFDNELAIDTIDFGVFHSYPDWWSKTVEWTDQWIRDHAAAGRRAGKPVVHEEYGWLTPDKRLALTGKVDNRTRVEVMGGWQKTMVAEKMAGDMYWQFGFSNYSYGRNDDDGFTIYLDDAEARPLVYDHAKEMNALNCRLPVHAAE